From the Cohaesibacter sp. ES.047 genome, one window contains:
- a CDS encoding L,D-transpeptidase — MGSHVFPVALGRRGMTSKKREGDGGTPITVTRPLYGFYRADRENRPRSILPFTPIHAGMGWCDSPDHASYNRLVRLPFSTSHERMMREDNLYDLVVVLDINITKRTRNKGSALFMHVAREGYKPTEGCIALDKRDLRLVLAHMGPQTQIRIVR, encoded by the coding sequence ATGGGCAGTCATGTCTTTCCGGTCGCGTTGGGAAGACGCGGCATGACATCGAAAAAGCGCGAAGGGGACGGTGGCACGCCGATCACAGTAACCAGACCACTTTATGGATTTTATCGCGCAGATCGCGAAAACCGTCCGCGCTCAATCCTGCCCTTCACCCCGATCCATGCCGGGATGGGTTGGTGTGATTCGCCCGATCACGCCAGCTACAACCGTCTGGTACGGCTGCCTTTTTCTACCTCTCACGAGCGGATGATGCGCGAAGATAATCTTTATGATCTGGTGGTTGTTCTCGATATCAACATCACGAAACGCACCAGGAATAAGGGCAGCGCGCTTTTCATGCATGTCGCGCGCGAAGGCTACAAGCCGACAGAAGGCTGTATTGCCCTTGATAAAAGAGATCTGCGCCTGGTGCTCGCCCATATGGGGCCCCAAACGCAGATCCGAATCGTGCGGTGA
- the cowN gene encoding N(2)-fixation sustaining protein CowN: protein MSEDLHETDRYVSFVGIECDRNAEILLTYIERLATGPASDNPYWQAFLGKIEKSRAGDTATGDALFVVHSHINIIRELFEEHQDEVAMALLEKVELECC from the coding sequence ATGAGCGAAGATCTTCATGAAACGGATCGCTATGTCAGCTTTGTGGGCATCGAATGTGATCGGAATGCCGAAATCCTTCTCACCTATATCGAGCGTCTGGCGACCGGCCCGGCCAGCGACAATCCCTATTGGCAGGCCTTTCTCGGCAAGATCGAAAAAAGCCGTGCTGGCGATACCGCCACAGGGGATGCGCTGTTTGTGGTTCATTCGCACATCAATATCATTCGCGAGCTGTTCGAGGAGCATCAGGATGAAGTCGCGATGGCTCTGCTGGAGAAGGTCGAGCTCGAGTGCTGTTAG
- a CDS encoding YggS family pyridoxal phosphate-dependent enzyme — protein sequence MGISSKLAEVRKAIAECEKEAERAQDSVTLIAVSKTFDADVIRKALEAGQRVFGENKVQEAKGKWPELRDEFEGVELHLIGPLQSNKAKDAVALFDVIHSVDRKKIARTIRLEMEKQSRQVDLFVQINTGSEPQKAGILPEEADDFLGFCKVELGLTIRGLMCIPPADDNPKAHFKLLRKIAKRNDIKDLSMGMSADYGEAIKQGSTFVRVGSAIFGHRKKPVSI from the coding sequence ATGGGTATATCATCCAAGCTGGCCGAGGTTCGCAAGGCCATCGCGGAGTGCGAAAAAGAAGCAGAACGAGCACAGGATAGTGTGACACTCATCGCTGTTTCAAAGACATTCGATGCTGATGTGATCCGAAAGGCACTTGAGGCCGGTCAGAGGGTCTTTGGTGAGAACAAGGTCCAGGAAGCCAAGGGCAAATGGCCCGAATTGCGTGACGAGTTCGAGGGTGTCGAGCTGCATCTCATCGGCCCACTTCAATCGAACAAGGCAAAGGATGCCGTTGCTCTGTTCGATGTCATTCATTCGGTGGATCGCAAAAAGATCGCGCGCACCATTCGACTGGAAATGGAAAAGCAAAGCCGGCAGGTTGATCTGTTTGTTCAGATCAACACCGGGTCCGAGCCGCAAAAAGCAGGCATTCTACCTGAGGAAGCCGATGATTTTCTTGGCTTTTGCAAGGTGGAGCTTGGTCTCACCATCCGCGGTCTGATGTGTATTCCACCAGCTGACGACAATCCCAAGGCGCATTTCAAGCTGCTGCGCAAGATTGCCAAGCGCAATGATATCAAGGACCTGTCGATGGGCATGAGCGCCGATTATGGCGAAGCCATCAAACAGGGGTCCACATTTGTCCGGGTGGGGAGCGCCATCTTCGGACATCGCAAAAAGCCGGTTTCGATCTAG
- the leuS gene encoding leucine--tRNA ligase, translated as MATERYNAREAEIRWQQTWDSKKIFRTENEDPRPKYYVLEMFPYPSGRIHMGHVRNYTMGDVVARYKRAKGFNVLHPMGWDAFGMPAENAAMQNKIHPKDWTYENIATMRAQLQLMGLSLDWDREFATCDVDYYHRQQMLFLDFAEKGLAYRKNAKVNWDPVDHTVLANEQVIDGKGWRSGAEVEQRELTQWFFKITDFAEDLLEEIQHLDRWPDKVRLMQQNWIGKSEGLQIRFQLTEESHGHSEIEIFTTRPDTLFGASFMGLSADHPLTKELAKDNPELQAFVELCQKMGTSAAELETAEKVGFDTGLAVVHPLDPAITLKVYVANFILMDYGTGAIFACPAHDQRDLDFARKYDLNVTPVVLPKGEDPKSFDVADEAYTGEGTIFNSEFLDGMSIADAKNAVAEKLEANLIDGKPQAERKVQYRLRDWGISRQRYWGCPIPMIHCEDCGVVPEKKENLPIKLPDDINFDKPGNPLDRHPTWRNCTCPNCGKPARRETDTMDTFVDSSWYFARFTAPRQDTPTDTKMVDEWLPVDQYIGGIEHAILHLLYSRFFARAMKETGHMTVKEPFKGLFTQGMVNHETYKGKDGRWVSPAEITIQDADGKRSATHNETGEPITIGSVEKMSKSKKNTVDPTDIIETFGADTARWFMLSDSPPERDVIWTEAGAEGSHRFIQRIWRLVVDSAEFIGSNIPAKPERFSDEALSLRKASHKTLAAVESNIEQLGFNRSVAQIYQLVNNIAAVVKKDKLDADPSLVWALNESMELLIMMAAPMMPHLAEECWSLLGKDGLVSTHAWPQTDKAMLVEDELTLPIQINGKKRGEITVAADADQATIEQAVLESDPVIKALDGNQPRKIIVVPKRIVNVVV; from the coding sequence ATGGCGACTGAACGCTACAACGCACGAGAAGCAGAAATCCGCTGGCAACAGACTTGGGATTCCAAGAAAATCTTCCGGACCGAAAACGAAGACCCCCGCCCGAAATACTACGTCCTGGAAATGTTCCCCTACCCGTCTGGACGCATCCACATGGGCCATGTGCGGAACTACACCATGGGCGACGTGGTTGCCCGCTACAAGCGCGCCAAAGGGTTCAACGTTCTGCATCCCATGGGTTGGGATGCTTTCGGCATGCCGGCGGAAAACGCCGCGATGCAGAACAAGATCCATCCCAAGGACTGGACCTACGAAAACATCGCAACGATGCGCGCCCAGCTTCAGCTCATGGGCCTGTCACTGGACTGGGATCGCGAGTTCGCCACCTGCGACGTGGACTATTATCATCGCCAGCAGATGCTGTTTCTCGATTTTGCGGAGAAAGGCCTCGCCTACCGCAAGAATGCCAAGGTCAACTGGGATCCGGTCGATCACACGGTGCTGGCCAACGAGCAGGTTATTGACGGCAAGGGCTGGCGCTCCGGTGCCGAGGTCGAGCAGCGCGAGCTTACCCAGTGGTTTTTCAAGATCACCGACTTCGCCGAAGACCTTTTAGAGGAAATCCAGCATCTCGATCGCTGGCCGGATAAAGTCCGGCTCATGCAGCAGAACTGGATTGGCAAGTCCGAGGGTCTTCAGATCCGCTTCCAACTGACCGAAGAAAGCCATGGTCACTCGGAAATCGAGATCTTCACCACCCGCCCCGACACGCTGTTTGGCGCATCCTTCATGGGTTTGTCCGCCGATCATCCATTGACCAAGGAACTGGCCAAGGACAATCCAGAGCTTCAGGCCTTTGTCGAGCTTTGCCAAAAGATGGGCACGTCTGCGGCCGAACTTGAAACCGCGGAAAAAGTCGGCTTCGATACGGGCCTCGCCGTGGTACATCCGCTCGATCCGGCCATCACCCTGAAGGTCTATGTCGCCAACTTCATCCTCATGGATTATGGCACGGGCGCGATCTTCGCCTGCCCGGCTCATGACCAGCGAGACCTTGATTTTGCTCGCAAATATGATCTTAACGTCACCCCGGTGGTTCTGCCAAAGGGCGAGGACCCCAAAAGCTTTGACGTCGCTGACGAGGCCTACACCGGTGAAGGCACGATCTTCAATTCCGAATTCCTCGATGGCATGTCCATTGCCGACGCTAAAAATGCTGTTGCAGAGAAACTGGAAGCCAACCTCATAGACGGCAAACCTCAGGCCGAACGCAAGGTGCAATATCGCCTGCGCGACTGGGGTATTTCCCGCCAGCGCTATTGGGGCTGCCCTATTCCGATGATCCACTGCGAAGACTGCGGCGTGGTTCCCGAGAAGAAAGAAAATCTGCCGATCAAGCTGCCGGACGACATCAATTTCGACAAACCGGGCAACCCGCTTGACCGTCATCCCACATGGCGCAACTGCACCTGCCCCAACTGTGGCAAACCGGCTCGGCGCGAAACCGACACCATGGACACCTTCGTGGACAGCTCCTGGTATTTCGCCCGCTTCACGGCCCCGCGTCAGGACACGCCGACCGACACCAAAATGGTCGATGAGTGGCTGCCGGTCGATCAGTATATCGGCGGCATCGAGCATGCCATTCTACATCTGCTCTACTCCCGCTTCTTTGCCCGCGCCATGAAGGAAACCGGTCACATGACCGTCAAGGAGCCCTTCAAGGGCCTCTTCACGCAGGGCATGGTCAACCACGAAACCTACAAGGGTAAAGATGGACGCTGGGTCTCCCCCGCAGAAATCACCATACAGGACGCGGATGGAAAGCGCAGCGCAACACACAATGAAACCGGCGAACCCATCACCATCGGCTCCGTCGAGAAGATGTCGAAATCCAAGAAGAATACCGTGGACCCGACCGACATCATCGAGACGTTCGGTGCCGACACGGCCCGCTGGTTCATGCTCTCCGACAGCCCTCCGGAACGCGACGTGATCTGGACCGAAGCCGGCGCCGAAGGGTCTCACCGCTTCATTCAGCGCATCTGGCGCCTTGTCGTTGACAGCGCCGAGTTCATCGGATCGAACATCCCGGCCAAACCGGAGCGCTTCAGCGACGAAGCACTCTCCTTGCGCAAGGCCAGCCACAAGACACTGGCTGCTGTTGAATCCAACATCGAACAGCTGGGCTTCAATCGCTCGGTCGCGCAGATCTACCAGTTGGTCAACAACATCGCCGCCGTGGTCAAGAAAGACAAGCTCGACGCCGATCCATCCCTCGTCTGGGCGCTCAATGAAAGCATGGAGCTGCTCATCATGATGGCCGCGCCAATGATGCCGCATCTGGCAGAAGAATGCTGGAGCCTTCTCGGCAAGGATGGCCTTGTTTCCACCCATGCATGGCCGCAAACCGACAAAGCCATGCTGGTCGAAGACGAATTGACCCTGCCCATTCAGATCAACGGCAAAAAACGCGGCGAAATAACCGTTGCTGCTGATGCAGATCAGGCTACAATCGAGCAGGCCGTTCTGGAATCGGATCCCGTGATCAAGGCTCTGGATGGCAACCAGCCACGCAAGATCATTGTAGTGCCGAAAAGGATCGTCAATGTTGTCGTTTAA
- the lptE gene encoding LPS assembly lipoprotein LptE gives MLSFNRKVRAGSLSLVACLGLGLALSACQVRPLYSTAPTITDQSLSAELASVQIEPANNRVEQEIRNHLIFAFTGGGEAATPAYRLDIALKNTNNSFDIENGTGLAKTTRVSLTATYKLIKIADGTIATTGSSFFTASFARSTQRFANDRALRDAENRAAQQVANDIQLRLSTYFVSGN, from the coding sequence ATGTTGTCGTTTAATCGCAAAGTCAGGGCAGGCTCTCTTTCACTGGTGGCCTGCCTCGGCCTTGGACTGGCTTTGTCGGCCTGTCAGGTGCGTCCGCTCTATTCTACCGCTCCGACGATCACGGATCAGAGCCTGTCGGCGGAGTTGGCGAGCGTTCAGATCGAACCCGCCAACAATCGTGTGGAGCAAGAGATCCGGAACCACCTGATCTTTGCTTTCACCGGCGGTGGAGAAGCAGCCACGCCCGCCTATCGGCTCGACATCGCACTCAAGAACACAAACAACTCCTTTGATATCGAAAACGGAACCGGCCTTGCCAAAACCACGCGCGTCAGCCTGACGGCAACCTACAAGCTCATCAAGATCGCCGATGGCACGATCGCCACGACAGGCTCGAGCTTCTTTACCGCTTCCTTTGCCCGCAGCACGCAGCGCTTTGCCAACGACAGGGCCCTCAGAGACGCGGAAAACCGCGCCGCACAACAGGTCGCCAACGACATCCAGCTTCGGCTTTCAACCTACTTTGTATCGGGCAACTAA